One Streptomyces sp. V4I8 genomic window carries:
- a CDS encoding ALF repeat-containing protein, with translation MSPFRAALTVAAITLTPALLLATPAVAVTGTAPSTTVATTSGGTAGTTTPVDEMNEDDLRIAILRILADEDSGVAVVREANKALDTGTVDAMRAFLETGYRLSQAEDDSVAIFRILANADEKSDVAVIREAHKALEIGTPEALRAYLQTGYAAAQFEDDRVRVFRVLADPDISDALRAAAEAALEEGTPEALRHFLEVGQYEVGG, from the coding sequence ATGAGTCCGTTCCGCGCTGCCCTGACCGTCGCAGCCATCACCCTGACCCCGGCACTCCTGCTGGCCACCCCGGCCGTCGCCGTCACCGGGACCGCCCCGTCCACCACAGTTGCGACGACGTCCGGCGGCACGGCCGGCACCACCACGCCGGTGGACGAGATGAACGAGGACGACCTCCGCATAGCGATCCTCCGCATCCTGGCGGACGAGGACAGTGGAGTAGCGGTCGTCAGGGAGGCCAACAAGGCCCTCGACACCGGCACCGTGGATGCTATGCGCGCCTTCCTCGAAACCGGCTACCGCCTCTCCCAGGCCGAGGACGACAGCGTCGCCATCTTCCGCATCCTCGCCAACGCCGACGAGAAGAGCGACGTGGCGGTCATCAGGGAAGCCCACAAGGCCCTGGAGATCGGTACCCCGGAGGCTTTGCGCGCCTACCTGCAAACCGGCTACGCCGCCGCCCAGTTCGAGGACGACCGCGTCCGTGTCTTCCGCGTCCTGGCCGACCCGGACATCAGCGACGCGCTGCGCGCGGCGGCGGAGGCGGCCCTTGAGGAGGGCACGCCCGAGGCACTGCGGCACTTCCTGGAGGTCGGCCAGTACGAGGTGGGCGGCTGA
- a CDS encoding peptidase inhibitor family I36 protein: protein MRKTRSTLAVLAASAAAAATLVLPGSATAAAAAAPPPCPEKYVCFYTGADYTGEMCMWSQADPDWQNGSIKCSWSDDTKVKSIKNRGTGSTFSGVAYYHEKDYGNRKGCTKQGKGGNLAGTYTLRSHQWIKGSCGS, encoded by the coding sequence ATGCGCAAGACGCGCTCCACGCTCGCTGTCCTCGCCGCCAGTGCGGCGGCCGCCGCCACTCTCGTGCTGCCGGGCAGCGCCACCGCGGCGGCCGCGGCCGCGCCGCCGCCCTGCCCGGAGAAGTACGTCTGCTTCTACACGGGCGCGGACTACACCGGAGAGATGTGCATGTGGAGCCAGGCCGACCCGGACTGGCAGAACGGCAGCATCAAGTGTTCCTGGTCCGACGACACGAAGGTGAAGTCGATCAAGAACAGGGGCACGGGTAGCACCTTCAGCGGTGTCGCCTATTACCACGAGAAGGACTACGGGAACCGGAAGGGCTGCACCAAACAGGGCAAGGGCGGAAACCTCGCGGGCACGTACACGCTGCGCTCCCACCAGTGGATCAAGGGGTCGTGCGGCAGCTGA
- a CDS encoding protein kinase: MTGQSPCAVNVPKGYRVGPWEVREARASGAFATVYAARLAEERDPELPRRGALKFLPTGTRTPRQLRHLRELAEREVELLERLRAPRLIRMYDTLTVDDPAHPELDGATVLVLELAEGSLDAVLEHDPKPEAGPALLAQICEGLHQLHHAGWVHGDLKPANVLLMKDGSVRLADFNMAAELQGTHAYAPAFATPDYTPPELLWPEVDERGTRIRPTADIWAFGVLAHVVLTGTFPLPGGSTEARTDAATRYARGTEELRLSPQLPDAWREIVRDCLAPTHPDRVARVPDAGALLRRVEEAAGASPSARLPRLRPRRWRRPVLIAALVATAVLGATAVTYALRDEHPAATAAPAGCQKPVVYVDEKYGRGYTAGQSDSWDFTIKQGDGGSQVREAQCLLRYLHGIAEVGEVDSDFGPLTHAAVVTFQKRAGLDADGIVGTKTWKALRKSGEF, encoded by the coding sequence ATGACCGGGCAGTCGCCCTGCGCCGTCAACGTCCCGAAGGGCTACCGGGTCGGCCCGTGGGAGGTACGCGAGGCCCGGGCATCCGGGGCGTTCGCCACGGTGTACGCGGCGCGGCTCGCGGAGGAGCGGGACCCGGAGCTGCCCCGCCGGGGCGCCCTGAAGTTCCTCCCCACCGGCACCCGCACCCCGCGTCAGTTACGGCACCTCCGTGAACTGGCAGAGCGTGAGGTGGAGTTGCTGGAGCGGCTCCGCGCACCCCGCCTGATCCGCATGTACGACACCCTGACGGTCGACGACCCGGCGCACCCGGAGTTGGACGGCGCCACCGTGCTCGTACTGGAGCTGGCCGAGGGCTCCCTGGACGCCGTACTGGAACACGACCCGAAGCCGGAGGCGGGCCCGGCCCTGCTGGCCCAGATCTGCGAGGGCCTGCACCAGCTGCACCACGCGGGCTGGGTCCACGGCGACCTGAAACCGGCCAACGTACTGCTGATGAAGGACGGTTCGGTACGGCTCGCCGACTTCAACATGGCCGCCGAACTGCAGGGCACCCACGCCTACGCCCCCGCCTTCGCCACGCCCGACTACACCCCACCCGAGCTGCTGTGGCCCGAGGTCGACGAGCGCGGCACCCGCATCCGGCCCACTGCCGACATCTGGGCCTTCGGCGTCCTCGCCCATGTCGTCCTCACCGGCACCTTCCCGTTGCCGGGCGGCAGCACGGAGGCACGCACGGACGCGGCGACGCGGTACGCACGCGGTACCGAGGAGTTGCGCCTGTCGCCCCAACTGCCGGATGCCTGGCGGGAGATCGTCCGGGACTGCCTGGCGCCCACGCACCCGGACCGCGTCGCCCGGGTGCCTGACGCCGGGGCCCTCCTGCGCCGGGTGGAAGAGGCAGCGGGCGCCTCTCCCTCGGCCCGCCTTCCGAGGCTACGACCCCGGCGGTGGCGGCGTCCGGTACTGATCGCGGCACTCGTGGCGACGGCCGTACTGGGCGCGACGGCGGTGACGTACGCACTCCGCGACGAGCATCCCGCCGCCACGGCGGCACCGGCCGGGTGCCAGAAGCCCGTGGTGTACGTGGACGAGAAGTATGGCCGCGGCTACACCGCCGGCCAGAGTGATTCCTGGGACTTCACGATCAAACAGGGCGACGGCGGCAGCCAGGTCCGCGAGGCCCAATGCCTGCTTCGCTACCTGCACGGCATCGCCGAAGTCGGCGAGGTCGACAGCGACTTCGGCCCCCTGACGCACGCGGCGGTGGTGACCTTCCAGAAGCGGGCGGGTCTGGACGCGGACGGGATCGTGGGAACGAAGACGTGGAAAGCGCTGCGCAAGTCCGGGGAGTTCTGA
- a CDS encoding FHA domain-containing protein, with product MYSVIVVPPACGSVDDQVRIAAGERLSFGRAAPDGGLTIAHEGVPRIAGEITAHRSFWLLSNLSEHQTYVVENPEGAGEHLKIPPGRLEAPVPFEFARVVLPAAGDLLTFDVWAPRHAFRSADRQGLPGPVTAPAFALDRTSRYFAVLAALCEPRLRGEPHASLPAVEQLVERLRGVWPTVTRSAVYWNIDYLALKLRLRPGPDAAGPGQRVNGKKESLVSLALRFDLVREDDLTVLAVPVGEVLR from the coding sequence ATGTACAGCGTCATCGTCGTGCCGCCGGCCTGCGGCAGTGTGGACGACCAGGTGCGGATCGCCGCCGGTGAGCGGCTCTCGTTCGGCAGGGCCGCACCGGACGGCGGCCTGACCATCGCGCACGAAGGGGTGCCCCGGATCGCCGGGGAGATCACGGCCCACCGGTCCTTCTGGCTGCTGAGCAACCTCAGCGAGCACCAGACCTATGTGGTGGAGAACCCGGAGGGCGCGGGAGAACACCTCAAGATCCCGCCGGGCCGCCTCGAAGCCCCCGTGCCGTTCGAGTTCGCGCGGGTGGTCCTGCCCGCCGCCGGGGACCTGCTCACCTTCGACGTCTGGGCACCGCGCCACGCCTTCCGCAGCGCCGACCGCCAGGGACTCCCGGGCCCCGTCACGGCCCCCGCGTTCGCCCTGGACCGCACCAGCAGGTACTTCGCGGTGCTGGCCGCCCTGTGCGAGCCCCGGTTGCGCGGTGAGCCACACGCGTCGCTGCCGGCGGTGGAGCAGCTGGTGGAGCGGTTGCGGGGCGTATGGCCGACGGTCACCCGGTCCGCCGTGTACTGGAACATCGACTACCTGGCCCTCAAACTCCGGCTGCGCCCCGGCCCCGACGCCGCCGGGCCCGGTCAGCGCGTCAACGGCAAGAAGGAGTCGCTGGTCTCCCTCGCGCTCCGTTTCGACCTGGTCCGCGAGGACGATCTGACGGTGCTGGCGGTCCCCGTCGGCGAGGTACTGCGATGA
- a CDS encoding protein kinase gives MTEPYAVPVPKGYRVGAWEVREPIATGAFGSVYEGRRVASDEELPGLPKTAALKFLPTGTGTPRQLTHLREIVEREVELYRRLKQPRLIRMYDTLVVDDPARPALDGATILVLEKAEGSLSALVAAEPRPAAGPALLAQICEGLAQLHHAGWVHGDLKPANVLLMGDGSARLADFNMAAELEGTHAYTPAFSTPDYTPPELLWSEIGERGRRIRPSADVWAFGVLAHLVLTDAFPLPGATPTARRDAGAAYARGTDELRLSPELPDSWREIVRDCLARTHAGRIRTDDLLRRVEAAAGTGRSPRLPRRLLPRRRLRRTRVLATAVAVVAASALGYGVSDWADVGGSGGPGGDSEKVTPASYGADELRTDKGIPAAYRRLIVDSAHDCVQPEVTPALIAALLKAESDFDPDLSDPAKDEYGIARWTPAVLRWWIRDDGVPAKETPSPPITPSESIPAVGRYLCFIEPRLRDDLSGDRRVLLATAYRTSYKKVNDAGGVPPNTTTYAGRVAHFLKEYTPRDRDYTARVAHYLEEYTPPRKA, from the coding sequence GTGACCGAGCCGTACGCCGTGCCGGTGCCGAAGGGGTACCGGGTGGGCGCCTGGGAGGTGCGGGAGCCGATCGCCACGGGGGCGTTCGGGAGCGTGTACGAGGGTAGGCGCGTCGCGTCCGACGAGGAGCTGCCCGGCCTCCCGAAGACGGCGGCCCTGAAGTTCCTGCCCACCGGCACCGGCACCCCGCGCCAACTCACCCACCTGCGCGAAATCGTCGAGCGCGAGGTCGAGTTGTACCGCCGGCTGAAGCAGCCGCGGCTGATCCGGATGTACGACACCCTCGTCGTCGACGACCCGGCCAGGCCCGCCCTCGACGGCGCCACCATCCTTGTACTGGAGAAGGCGGAGGGATCCCTGTCGGCCCTGGTCGCGGCAGAGCCCCGCCCCGCCGCCGGGCCCGCCCTGCTCGCGCAGATCTGTGAGGGACTGGCGCAGCTGCACCACGCGGGCTGGGTGCACGGGGATCTGAAGCCGGCCAACGTGCTGCTGATGGGGGACGGTTCGGCCCGGCTCGCCGACTTCAACATGGCGGCGGAGCTGGAGGGCACACACGCGTACACGCCGGCCTTCTCGACGCCCGACTACACGCCGCCGGAGCTGCTGTGGTCGGAGATCGGCGAACGCGGCCGACGGATCCGCCCGTCGGCCGACGTGTGGGCGTTCGGCGTGCTGGCCCATCTGGTCCTCACCGACGCCTTCCCGCTGCCCGGCGCCACCCCGACGGCCCGCCGCGACGCCGGCGCCGCCTACGCCCGGGGCACCGACGAGCTGCGTCTGTCGCCCGAACTCCCGGACTCCTGGCGGGAGATCGTGCGGGACTGCCTGGCCCGCACCCATGCCGGCCGGATCCGCACCGACGACCTGCTGCGGCGGGTGGAGGCGGCGGCGGGCACCGGCCGCTCCCCGCGGCTGCCCCGAAGGCTGCTCCCGCGCCGCCGTCTCCGCCGTACGAGGGTCCTGGCCACGGCGGTCGCCGTCGTCGCCGCCTCGGCCCTCGGCTACGGCGTCAGCGACTGGGCGGACGTCGGCGGTTCGGGCGGCCCGGGCGGCGACAGCGAGAAGGTGACGCCCGCGAGCTACGGCGCCGACGAGCTCCGTACCGACAAGGGCATCCCGGCGGCGTATCGCCGGCTGATCGTCGACTCCGCCCACGACTGTGTCCAGCCGGAGGTCACCCCGGCGCTGATCGCCGCGCTGCTGAAGGCCGAGAGCGACTTCGACCCCGATCTCTCCGATCCGGCCAAGGACGAGTACGGCATCGCCCGCTGGACTCCGGCCGTTCTGCGCTGGTGGATCCGGGACGACGGTGTCCCCGCGAAGGAGACGCCCAGTCCGCCCATCACCCCCTCCGAGTCCATTCCGGCCGTGGGCCGCTATCTGTGCTTCATCGAGCCCCGGCTGCGGGACGACCTGTCGGGCGATCGCCGGGTGCTGCTCGCCACCGCGTACCGCACGTCGTACAAGAAGGTGAACGACGCGGGCGGTGTTCCCCCGAACACCACCACCTACGCCGGCCGTGTCGCCCACTTCCTCAAGGAGTACACGCCGCGGGACCGCGACTACACCGCCCGTGTCGCTCACTACCTGGAGGAGTACACGCCACCGCGGAAGGCGTGA
- a CDS encoding FHA domain-containing protein, giving the protein MYSIIVVPPPTTEDDTDRSQLRLAPGERLGFGRSAAVNDLTIAHDGVSRRAGEITAQGAFWILSNLSREQTYVVENPEGAGEHIKVGPGRLDAPVPFEFSRIVLPAAGDLLPIEVWAPRHDYLSSEGGLDGATTAPAFSVDRTKRYFAVLAALCEPRLRGEPHAPLPTVDQVVDRLRPHWPAASRTSVQWNIDYLAVKLRLKPGPETADTGPRLNGKKESLVSLALRFDLVREDDLVVLRESLREPSSAAASGRAAR; this is encoded by the coding sequence TTGTACAGCATCATCGTGGTACCTCCGCCGACCACGGAGGACGATACGGACCGCAGCCAGCTCCGGCTGGCACCCGGCGAGCGTCTCGGCTTCGGCCGTTCCGCCGCCGTCAACGACCTGACGATCGCGCACGACGGGGTGTCCCGCAGAGCGGGTGAGATCACCGCGCAGGGCGCCTTCTGGATACTGAGCAACCTCAGCCGGGAGCAGACGTACGTCGTCGAGAACCCGGAGGGGGCGGGCGAGCACATCAAGGTAGGGCCGGGGCGGCTGGACGCGCCGGTCCCCTTCGAGTTCTCGCGGATCGTGCTGCCGGCGGCCGGCGATCTGCTGCCGATCGAGGTGTGGGCGCCGCGCCATGACTACCTCAGCTCCGAGGGCGGCCTGGACGGCGCGACCACCGCGCCCGCCTTCTCGGTCGACCGCACCAAGCGCTACTTCGCGGTCCTGGCCGCGCTGTGCGAACCCCGCCTGCGCGGCGAACCACACGCCCCGCTGCCCACGGTCGACCAGGTGGTGGACCGGCTGCGCCCCCACTGGCCGGCCGCCTCCCGCACGTCCGTGCAGTGGAACATCGACTACCTCGCCGTGAAGCTGCGCCTCAAGCCCGGCCCGGAGACGGCGGACACGGGTCCGCGGCTCAACGGCAAGAAGGAGTCGCTGGTGTCCCTGGCGCTCCGGTTCGACCTGGTGCGGGAGGACGACCTCGTCGTGCTGAGAGAGTCGCTGCGAGAGCCCTCGTCCGCCGCGGCGTCCGGCCGGGCGGCCCGGTGA
- a CDS encoding RNA-guided endonuclease InsQ/TnpB family protein: MKLVVQVKLLPTALQAAALEATLHACNEAASWVSRAAFEKDVKRNFALREHTYAEVKQRWGLGAQAAQHVIKKTCDAYTTLKANLKAGNLGKPWSKRYRRATEKPIAFRPEGAQPYDDRMLSWQIPERTISIWTLDGRVKGMAFTTSPEQLARLALYRKGESDLLYRDGMWFLNATCEVPEAEPNTTPGGFLGIDLGIVNIATTSDGQIMAGRALNRGRLREGTLRTKLQRKNTPSAKRRLKKRRCKEARRAKDINHKIAKRVVAEAERTGRGIALEDLTGIRERVRLRKPQRATHSSWSFAQLGQFIAYKARNAGVPVVYVNPAYTSRTCAECGHIDKANRVSQAWFACRSCGFVDHADRNGSRNIRARAEELWRRGAQSTAPDPPHPRAGPDANAAPQPVAPALQARRFSNG; this comes from the coding sequence ATGAAGCTGGTGGTGCAGGTCAAGCTGTTGCCGACGGCCCTGCAGGCGGCGGCACTTGAGGCGACCCTGCATGCCTGCAACGAGGCGGCTTCCTGGGTGTCCCGGGCGGCGTTCGAGAAGGATGTGAAGCGGAACTTCGCGCTGCGCGAGCACACCTACGCCGAGGTCAAGCAGCGGTGGGGGCTGGGCGCGCAGGCCGCTCAGCACGTCATCAAGAAGACCTGTGACGCGTACACCACGCTGAAGGCGAACCTGAAGGCCGGGAACCTGGGCAAGCCGTGGTCCAAACGCTACCGGCGGGCAACCGAGAAGCCGATCGCCTTCCGGCCCGAGGGTGCGCAGCCGTATGACGACCGGATGCTGTCCTGGCAGATCCCGGAGCGGACCATCTCCATCTGGACCCTGGACGGGCGGGTGAAGGGCATGGCGTTCACCACGTCCCCCGAGCAACTGGCCCGCCTGGCCCTTTACCGCAAGGGCGAGTCCGACCTGCTGTACCGCGACGGCATGTGGTTCCTGAACGCCACCTGCGAGGTCCCCGAAGCCGAGCCGAACACCACGCCGGGCGGCTTCCTCGGCATCGATCTGGGCATCGTGAACATCGCCACCACCTCGGACGGTCAGATCATGGCCGGGCGTGCCCTGAACCGGGGACGGCTGCGCGAAGGCACGCTGCGTACCAAGCTGCAACGCAAGAACACCCCGTCTGCCAAGCGCCGGTTGAAGAAGCGCAGGTGCAAGGAGGCGCGGCGGGCGAAGGACATCAACCACAAGATCGCGAAACGTGTGGTGGCCGAGGCAGAACGCACCGGTCGCGGTATCGCCCTGGAGGATCTGACGGGCATCCGCGAGCGGGTACGGCTTCGCAAGCCCCAACGGGCCACCCACTCCAGCTGGAGCTTCGCCCAGCTGGGGCAGTTCATTGCATACAAGGCCCGCAATGCGGGAGTGCCGGTGGTGTACGTCAATCCGGCGTACACCTCGCGCACCTGCGCCGAATGCGGTCACATAGACAAGGCGAACCGGGTCTCACAGGCGTGGTTCGCGTGCCGGTCCTGCGGATTCGTTGATCACGCAGACCGCAACGGCTCCCGCAACATCCGTGCTCGCGCGGAAGAGTTGTGGCGACGCGGGGCGCAGTCAACCGCCCCAGACCCCCCACACCCGAGGGCGGGACCGGACGCAAACGCAGCACCACAACCAGTGGCGCCCGCTCTGCAAGCCCGTCGCTTTAGCAACGGGTAG
- a CDS encoding bifunctional methylenetetrahydrofolate dehydrogenase/methenyltetrahydrofolate cyclohydrolase, whose product MTAQILDGKATAAAIKSDLTARVAALKEKGVTPGLGTILVGNDPGSQKYVAGKHRDCAQVGIASIQRELPETATQEEIEAVVRELNEDPACTGYIVQLPLPKGIDENRILELMDPDKDADGLHPMNLGRLVLGEPAPLPCTPNGVLTLLRRYGVEIKGAEVVVVGRGVTIGRPMPLLLTRRSENATVTQCHTGTRDLAAHLKRADIIVAAAGSAHLIRPEDVKPGAAVLDVGVSRSAEGKIVGDVHPGVAEVAGWISPNPGGVGPMTRAQLLVNVVEAAERSVG is encoded by the coding sequence ATGACCGCCCAGATTCTCGATGGCAAGGCCACCGCAGCCGCGATCAAGTCCGATCTGACCGCCCGCGTGGCGGCGCTGAAGGAGAAGGGCGTCACGCCCGGCCTCGGCACGATCCTCGTCGGGAACGACCCCGGAAGCCAGAAGTACGTGGCCGGCAAGCACCGCGACTGCGCCCAGGTGGGCATCGCCTCCATCCAGCGTGAACTGCCGGAGACGGCGACCCAGGAGGAGATCGAGGCGGTCGTCCGCGAACTGAACGAGGATCCGGCCTGCACCGGCTACATCGTCCAGCTGCCGCTGCCCAAGGGCATCGACGAGAACCGCATCCTGGAGTTGATGGACCCGGACAAGGACGCCGACGGCCTGCACCCGATGAACCTCGGGCGCCTGGTCCTGGGCGAGCCGGCCCCGCTGCCCTGCACCCCCAACGGCGTGCTGACCCTGCTCCGCCGGTACGGCGTGGAGATCAAGGGCGCCGAGGTCGTGGTCGTCGGCCGCGGAGTCACCATCGGCCGTCCGATGCCGCTGCTGCTGACCCGGCGCAGCGAGAACGCGACGGTGACCCAGTGCCACACCGGGACGCGTGATCTGGCCGCGCACCTGAAGCGCGCGGACATCATCGTCGCCGCCGCCGGCTCCGCGCATCTGATCCGCCCCGAGGACGTCAAGCCGGGCGCGGCCGTCCTCGACGTCGGTGTCTCGCGCAGCGCCGAGGGCAAGATCGTGGGCGACGTCCATCCCGGTGTCGCCGAGGTGGCCGGCTGGATCTCCCCGAACCCCGGTGGCGTGGGCCCGATGACCCGGGCGCAGCTGCTGGTCAACGTGGTCGAGGCGGCGGAGCGCAGTGTCGGCTGA
- a CDS encoding DUF3017 domain-containing protein produces MSAEGRADSAAETAEEIEVRDPVSAPDADGVPRRTTRRFPLFTRDTARPEGGGRAAPRDAPAPARQWPVLLVLGLVGVGLLITALDVFRVGTLVIGSALLAGALLRWLLPSVGMLAVRSRFTDIVTYGALGLVIVLLALMAQPDPLLKVPFLKDALHFTVDS; encoded by the coding sequence GTGTCGGCTGAGGGCCGCGCCGACAGCGCGGCGGAGACGGCGGAGGAGATCGAGGTCCGGGACCCGGTGAGCGCCCCGGACGCGGACGGTGTGCCCCGGCGGACCACCCGCCGCTTCCCGCTGTTCACCAGGGACACGGCACGCCCGGAGGGCGGCGGCCGCGCCGCGCCCCGTGACGCCCCGGCGCCCGCCCGGCAGTGGCCGGTGCTCCTGGTCCTCGGCCTGGTCGGGGTGGGCCTGCTGATCACCGCCCTCGACGTGTTCCGGGTCGGCACGCTGGTGATCGGCAGCGCCCTGCTGGCCGGCGCGCTGCTGCGCTGGCTCCTGCCGAGCGTCGGCATGCTCGCCGTACGCTCCCGCTTCACCGACATCGTGACGTACGGCGCGCTGGGCCTCGTGATCGTGCTGCTGGCGTTGATGGCGCAGCCGGACCCGTTGCTGAAGGTCCCGTTCCTGAAGGACGCGCTGCACTTCACGGTGGACAGCTGA
- a CDS encoding helix-turn-helix domain-containing protein: MGAWQALPDDLPPEVRHFVEQLRQLKDRTGLSLVALGARTAYSKSSWQRYLNATQPPPRQAVVALCRVAGVGKDEAERFGVRWELAVQAWPKPATVPAKPDGTGGAAGREEHESDDCEAYEDDPTLPWWDAPPKRPEPPSRRLLVVAGVLVAALMLLMVVGMLALG, from the coding sequence ATGGGTGCCTGGCAGGCGCTGCCCGACGATCTGCCACCGGAGGTGCGGCACTTCGTGGAGCAGTTGCGGCAGCTCAAGGACCGCACGGGCCTGAGTCTGGTCGCGCTGGGCGCGCGCACCGCGTACAGCAAGTCCTCCTGGCAGCGCTACCTGAACGCGACCCAGCCCCCGCCGCGGCAGGCGGTCGTCGCGCTGTGCCGGGTGGCGGGCGTCGGGAAGGACGAGGCGGAGCGCTTCGGGGTGCGGTGGGAACTGGCGGTGCAGGCCTGGCCCAAGCCCGCGACGGTGCCGGCCAAGCCGGACGGTACGGGGGGCGCCGCGGGCCGCGAGGAGCACGAGAGCGACGACTGCGAGGCGTACGAGGACGATCCCACCCTTCCGTGGTGGGACGCGCCGCCGAAGAGGCCGGAGCCGCCGTCGCGGCGGCTGCTGGTCGTGGCGGGGGTGCTGGTGGCGGCTCTGATGCTGCTGATGGTGGTCGGGATGCTCGCGCTGGGATGA
- a CDS encoding DUF2690 domain-containing protein codes for MPRWRALPDELDPQVREFASQLRRLVDRSGLSIAALADRTGYSKTSWERYLNGRLLAPKGAIVALAEVTGTNPVHLTTMWELAERAWSRSEMRHDMTMEAIRISQARAALSEFGAPPANAKGSAKAAKTARKGGSATATPGVAGPAGVAPAMPPVPAQPTAPEVRDSAVRDSAVHDPVVRDAPVRGSTGSDVRDSGSGPNSWGLAGYRGPAPTGGGRPSVAAPSGVPGTSGVSGAAGSVPGSPGTPSPYGEPPQGPRPGHGSSGGGGGKRRLTMFLAGVVGVLVVIAAVFFLTDGGGKKNEDAVESPSPSVTTDPDLPPGVQCSGDSCTGKDAETMGCSGDLVTTAKTATVGTAVVEVRYSEACGAAWGRVTQAAQGDEVVVTVGKTKETGTITAIGDTIAYTPMVAVKDAGEATACVTLAAGQKGCTQ; via the coding sequence ATGCCTCGTTGGAGGGCCTTGCCGGATGAACTCGATCCGCAGGTCAGGGAGTTCGCGAGCCAGCTGCGGCGGCTTGTGGACCGCAGCGGTCTGAGCATCGCGGCGTTGGCCGACCGCACGGGATACAGCAAGACGTCCTGGGAGCGGTATCTGAACGGGCGGCTGCTCGCGCCCAAGGGCGCGATCGTGGCGCTCGCCGAGGTCACGGGGACCAATCCCGTTCACCTGACGACGATGTGGGAGCTGGCCGAACGGGCGTGGAGCCGTTCGGAGATGCGCCACGACATGACCATGGAGGCGATCCGGATCTCCCAGGCCCGCGCGGCCCTGAGCGAGTTCGGGGCGCCGCCGGCGAACGCCAAGGGGAGCGCGAAGGCGGCCAAGACCGCCCGCAAGGGCGGGAGCGCGACGGCGACTCCCGGGGTGGCGGGGCCGGCGGGCGTGGCACCGGCCATGCCCCCGGTGCCGGCGCAGCCCACCGCACCGGAGGTGCGTGACTCGGCCGTGCGTGACTCGGCGGTGCACGACCCGGTGGTGCGGGATGCTCCGGTACGGGGATCCACTGGGAGCGACGTCCGGGACAGCGGCTCCGGGCCCAACTCGTGGGGGCTCGCGGGGTATCGAGGGCCCGCGCCCACGGGTGGTGGTCGCCCGTCGGTGGCGGCGCCGTCCGGGGTGCCCGGGACGTCCGGAGTGTCCGGTGCGGCCGGTTCGGTGCCGGGTTCGCCGGGGACGCCCAGTCCCTACGGTGAGCCTCCGCAGGGGCCTCGTCCGGGACACGGCTCCTCCGGCGGAGGCGGCGGCAAGCGGCGGCTGACGATGTTCCTCGCGGGGGTCGTCGGTGTGCTGGTCGTGATCGCCGCGGTGTTCTTCCTCACCGACGGTGGTGGGAAGAAGAACGAGGACGCGGTGGAGTCACCCTCGCCGTCCGTGACGACCGACCCCGATCTGCCGCCGGGCGTGCAGTGCAGCGGCGACTCCTGCACCGGCAAGGACGCGGAGACCATGGGGTGCAGCGGTGACCTCGTGACGACCGCCAAGACCGCGACCGTCGGCACCGCCGTGGTCGAGGTCCGCTACAGCGAGGCCTGCGGCGCGGCATGGGGACGTGTCACGCAGGCCGCCCAGGGCGACGAGGTGGTGGTGACGGTCGGCAAGACGAAGGAGACCGGCACGATCACCGCCATCGGCGACACCATCGCGTACACCCCGATGGTGGCCGTGAAGGACGCGGGCGAGGCAACGGCCTGCGTGACGCTGGCCGCTGGGCAGAAGGGGTGCACGCAGTAA